A genomic region of Salvelinus namaycush isolate Seneca chromosome 7, SaNama_1.0, whole genome shotgun sequence contains the following coding sequences:
- the LOC120050302 gene encoding proteasome maturation protein-like isoform X2, which produces MGQHIGAYGVQDTLRSGFSSVKNELLPSHALELSEKNFQLNQDKMNFSTLRNIQGLHAPLKLQMEYRAARQIQRLPFLQSSHLALDTLKGNDESISFEDILNDPAQSEMVGEPHIMVEYKLGLM; this is translated from the exons ATGGGTCAACACATTGGGGCTTATGGCGTTCAGGACACACTCAGGAGCGG GTTCAGCAGTGTAAAAAATGAGCTGCTCCCCAGCCATGCGCTGGAGCTGTCAGAAAAGAAT TTTCAGCTGAACCAGGACAAGATGAACTTCTCCACCCTCAGAAACATCCAGGGCCTCCACGCTCCCCTGAAACTGCAGATGGAGTACAGGGCCGCCAGACAG ATCCAGCGCCTTCCGTTCCTGCAAAGCTCACACCTGGCCCTGGACACTCTCAAAGGGAACGATGAGAGCATCAGCTTTGAGGACATCCTCAACG ACCCAGCCCAAAGTGAGATGGTGGGTGAGCCCCACATCATGGTGGAGTATAAGCTGGGCCTGATGTGA
- the LOC120050928 gene encoding NADH dehydrogenase [ubiquinone] 1 beta subcomplex subunit 4-like: protein MADYREAPLATRPKTLDPAEYFNLSLDQRRAEEERAGLRAQLKRQYQMQLNNPHRKELIEDPALTRWVYARTNPYNHFRATKKTSLLGGLFGVVPLFVLYYVLKTDRDKKEEQIKAGTYDRKFKLAY from the exons ATGGCGGACTACCGCGAAGCGCCCTTGGCCACTCGGCCAAAAACTTTGGACCCAGCTGAATATTTCAACCTTTCGCTGGACCAGAGACGTGCCGAAGAGGAGAGGGCTGGCTTAAGGGCCCAGCTGAAGAGACAATATCAGATGCAGCTAAACAACCCGCACAGAAAAGAGCTTATT GAAGACCCTGCCTTGACACGCTGGGTGTACGCACGCACCAACCCCTACAACCACTTCAGAGCCACCAAGAAGACGTCACTGCTAGGTGGGCTCTTTGGAGTGGTTCCCCTCTTCGTCCTGTACTACGTACTGAAGACGGACAGG gaCAAGAAGGAGGAGCAGATCAAAGCTGGGACATATGACCGCAAGTTCAAGCTTGCCTACTGA
- the LOC120050302 gene encoding proteasome maturation protein-like isoform X1 — translation MNTRGLRSQLKDSVPVTGMGQHIGAYGVQDTLRSGFSSVKNELLPSHALELSEKNFQLNQDKMNFSTLRNIQGLHAPLKLQMEYRAARQIQRLPFLQSSHLALDTLKGNDESISFEDILNDPAQSEMVGEPHIMVEYKLGLM, via the exons ATG AATACTCGTGGACTACGATCACAGCTTAAGGACAGTGTACCGGTGACGGGCATGGGTCAACACATTGGGGCTTATGGCGTTCAGGACACACTCAGGAGCGG GTTCAGCAGTGTAAAAAATGAGCTGCTCCCCAGCCATGCGCTGGAGCTGTCAGAAAAGAAT TTTCAGCTGAACCAGGACAAGATGAACTTCTCCACCCTCAGAAACATCCAGGGCCTCCACGCTCCCCTGAAACTGCAGATGGAGTACAGGGCCGCCAGACAG ATCCAGCGCCTTCCGTTCCTGCAAAGCTCACACCTGGCCCTGGACACTCTCAAAGGGAACGATGAGAGCATCAGCTTTGAGGACATCCTCAACG ACCCAGCCCAAAGTGAGATGGTGGGTGAGCCCCACATCATGGTGGAGTATAAGCTGGGCCTGATGTGA
- the LOC120050927 gene encoding homogentisate 1,2-dioxygenase-like, whose protein sequence is MSGLKYLSGFGNEFSSEDPRCPGSLPEGQNNPQVCPYGLYAEQLSGSAFTCPRPTNKRSWLYRILPSVRHKPYTAMHCGNLTEKWDEVEPDPNQLRWMPFTIPKSSEKKVDFVTGLHTLCGAGDTKSRNGIGIHMFTCNTSMVDRCFNNSDGDFLIVPQHGEILITTEFGKMMVEPNEICVIQQGMRFSVDVFGETRGYVLEVYGAHFELPDLGPIGANGLANPRDFLTPVAWYEDREVATGYTVINKYQGKLFSSQQSFSPFNVVAWHGNYTPYKYNLENFMVINCVAFDHADPSIFTVLTAKSTRPGVAMADFVIFPPRWGVADHTFRPPYYHRNCMSEFMGLIKGHYEAKKEGFQPGGGTLHSMMTPHGPDRDCFEKSSTALLKPERVAEGTMAFMFESSFSMAVTKWGLETCQKLDKSYYQCWEPLRKHFDPNWRPSKQ, encoded by the exons ATGTCTGGGCTTAAG TACCTGAGTGGGTTTGGGAATGAGTTCTCCTCTGAAGACCCTCGCTGCCCAGGGTCCTTACCTGAAGGACAG AACAACCCTCAGGTGTGTCCCTATGGCCTCTATGCTGAACAACTCTCTGGCTCCGCCTTCACCTGCCCACGGCCAACCAATAAGAGGAG CTGGTTATACCGTATCCTGCCGTCCGTCCGCCACAAGCCCTACACCGCAATGCACTGTGGGAACCTAACAGAGAAATGGGACGAAGTGGAACCTGACCCTAACCAG CTCCGATGGATGCCGTTCACCATCCCCAAATCCTCAGAGAAGAAAGTGGACTTTGTGACG GGTCTGCACACCCTATGTGGAGCAGGAGACACCAAGTCCCGCAATGGGATCGGCATCCACATGTTCACCTGCAACACCTCCATGGTTgacag GTGTTTCAACAATTCAGATGGAGATTTCCTCATTG TGCCCCAGCATGGTGAGATTCTGATCACTACAGAGTTTGGGAAGATGATGGTGGAACCCAACGAGATCTGTGTCATCCAG CAAGGGATGCGTTTCAGTGTGGATGTGTTCGGGGAGACCAGAGGCTACGTGTTGGAGGTGTACGGAGCCCACTTTGAGCTTCCCGACCTGGGACCCATAG GGGCCAACGGACTGGCCAATCCCAGGGACTTCCTGACTCCGGTAGCGTGGTATGAGGACCGTGAGGTGGCCACAGGCTACACCGTCATCAACAAGTATCAGGGCAAACTGTTCTCCAGCCaacag AGTTTCTCTCCCTTCAATGTGGTAGCGTGGCATGGAAactacacaccatacaaatacaacCTGGAGAACTTCATGGTCATCAACTGTGTGGCCTTCGATCATGCG GATCCTTCCATCTTCACAGTGTTGACAGCCAAGTCCACTCGTCCAGGAGTCGCCATGGCTGACTTTGTCATCTTCCCCCCGCGCTGGGGAGTGGCCGACCACACCTTCAGACCCCCGTACTACCACA GGAACTGTATGAGTGAGTTCATGGGGCTGATCAAGGGCCACTATGAGGCCAAGAAGGAGGGCTTCCAGCCAGGAGGGGGCACTCTCCACAGCATGATGACCCCTCATGGCCCTGACAGAGACTGCTTCGAGAAGAGCAGCACCGCTCTCCTCAAACCAGAGAGGGTGGCCGAGGGGACCATG gccttCATGTTTGAGTCGTCGTTCAGCATGGCGGTTACTAAGTGGGGTCTGGAGACGTGTCAGAAGCTGGACAAGAGCTACTACCAGTGCTGGGAGCCGCTACGCAAACACTTTGACCCCAACTGGAGACCAAGcaaacagtag